cccctgcccagctccctcaggtacTCCAGCCCCTACCCAGCTCCATTTCCACCCTCTCCCTGCAGGTGGGGAGGCCCAGCAACATCGGGCAGGCTCAGCCCATCATTGACCAGCTGGCAGAGGAGGCCCGAGCCTTCAACCGCATCTACGTGGCCTCGGTGCACCAGGACCTGTCCGACGACGACATCAAGAGCGTGTTCGAGGCCTTTGGCAAGATCAAATCCTGCACCCTGGCCAGAGACCCCACCACAGGGAAGCACAAAGGCTACGGCTTCATTGGTACAGCTGGGTGCACCTGGGGCAGGGGGTGTCCTCTGTTCCTggggtggggcagggcagggggtgtcctctactcctggggctggggcagggcacgGGGGTGTCCTCTGggctgctctcggggctgggaTTTTCCTTAGGGGGTGGGAATAAATTTGGAGCAGGTCAGGGCTGGATTTAGAAATGTAATTTATGTTGGCTGTGAgggggtgaggcactggcacagggtgcccagaggagctatGGCTGCCCCAGtactggcagtgcccaaggccaggttgagcaggcttggagcagcctgggacagtggaaggtgtgtctgtggcagggagtggggtTGGAAGAtgtttgaggtcccttcccacccaaaccgttCCATAATTCCGTGGTTGcacaggcttggagcagcctgggacagtgtctatggcaggcagtggggctggaaggtgtttgtgggtcccttcccacccaaaccattccataattccatgacTGAACAAGGGAAGGCTCACTAGTGAATGATCTCCTCCTGCAGAGTACGAGAAAGCCCAGTCCTCCCAGGACGCCGTGTCCTCCATGAACCTGTTTGACCTGGGGGGTCAGTACCTGCGTGTGGGCAAGGCTGTGACACCCCCAATGCCACTGCTGACCCCTGCCACACCTGGGGGGCTGCCCCCTGCAGCTGCTgtcgctgctgccgctgccactGCCAAGATCACAGCGCAGGTGAGACACGGGCTGGGACAGGGggtggacaggtgagacacaggggTGGAACAGGTGGGACACAGGGTGGAACAGGGGAGGGATAGGTGCGACACAGGGATggaacagggacagcacagagcaccgcacagggtgtccagagaagctgccccaactctggaagtgttccaggccaggttgggcagagcttggagcagcctgggacagtgaaaggtgtccctgctcgtgGCAGGTGTatgactggatgagctttaaggtcccttccagcacaAGCCATTGCAGGGTGCCGTGATTGCAGATCATATTCTGTCCCAGGATTTCACACATGGAGGCTTGTCCCTGGCAGTGGGCAATCTGAGACACCAGACTATGGAATCATCTGGCACAGCTGATGAGAGCTTCATTCCAAGAACTGGTGGGGAAAGGTGGAGGGAATTCCTAGTCTGGAAACCAAGCCAGCAGTGAGGGAAAAATGTTTGCAGGAGAGGCTGAAAGAAAGCAGGAGAGGACATGGAAGGGatgagggctgggggcaggagcagcactctggCTGCAGGTCACACCTGTAGCAGGGTGGAACAGGCCTGGGATGGCTTTAAGCTGCTAAagacagggaagggcagagatggGGTGGGTTGGATATTTGTACAGAGCTTGAGTTCTCTGATTTTGTTTTCCTGAAGTACCTGGAGCTCCTGGGTGCGACAGATTCCCAAGGCTGTGCCCCCCTCCCAGCCTTgggctgcaggattccccccatggcactgcagcccatggagcagGACAATTCCAGCACTGTTTGCATTGTGGGCTTTGCTTGGGCAGGAattgctgggcagagcagcccctggtggTGCTGCAGCGTGGCTGAGGCTCCAAAAGGCTTTTTGGGAATGTTTCCCTGAAGGGGAAGGCAGGAGTGGGAGGAGCTGCCCCTCATGTGGAACTCACAGGTCCCAGGAGAGATTCCAGAGGGCTGGAAAGCTCTGCAGTCAGGGCAGGGAGGAAGCTGAGACATGGCTGGAATTACTTGGATCAGAATCACTTGGGAAGGGAGAATGGACTCTGCTTAATGATGGGGATGTGGTACAGACACAGGTAAATCCTGCTGTTCTGTCAGGAAACTGCAGGATCTGTTCCTGCCAGGAGAGTGGCACTagagagagagaggagcaggGGTCACCCCTGTCTGCCTGACGTGGGAAAAGTCAGACTTGCAGGGAAGTGAAGGAACCAGAAGTATTGGGAGAAGTTTTTTAGCCATTTCCAGTGGAGCCAGAAATTCCAGTGGGTTTGTTCCAGCACTTTCCCATTCCCCTTCAACAGGAGCTTCATCTCCAGTGGAAATAGGAGTGGCCTTGTGGGCACTAGGGGCAGGGCCCTGATGGGATGGGTTGGATCCCAGGGCTTGGGCATTTATGTAGGAGAGAGTTAGGATATCACAGCAATCACAGATCCACTGACACCTGGGATGGAAGGACAAAACCTTGGCATCTTCTGCTCTGCCACACCAGGGATTACAGGAACCCCGAGAACACAGGGAGAGGAGGATGGGAGCAATTAAACCAGGACTACAATGGCCTGGAAAGTAGCAACAACAAGAAAACATGGGGATCCTGGGCTGTGTTTTAGGCACATTATTTCAGTACTTCCATGGAAGTGCTTACTGTTCAGCTGCATGTTCCTCCTGGATGCTGTTGGTGTTCTCAGTGTCTGGAGTCAGGGTGTTCCTTGGGATTGGAGTTCAGGAGGAGCTTTTTCTTCCTTGGGATTGCAGTTCCAGGAGGAGGTTTTTCTTcttgggattggggctccaggagGAGATTTTTCTCCCAGGGTTTCATTCAGagtttctgtgtccctgctgggctgggtgacacctttgcctttcctcacagcccTGGGAGTTCCTGGGGGTGGAGTGTTGGAATTTCCAGGTGCAGGGAGCTGAGCCTGGCTGGCTGCTCTGTTCCTGGGGATGGAGTGTTGGGAATTTCCAGGTGCAGGGAGCTGAGCCTGGCTGGCTGCTCTGTTTCTGGGGATGGCAGTGTTGGGAATGTCCTGGGTGCAGGGAGCTGAGCCTGGCTGGCTGCTCTGTTCCTGGGGATGGAGTGTTGGAATTTCCAGGTGCAGGGAGCTGAGCctggctggctgctctgcagggacagtcccTGGAGCAGGACTAACCCCAGGttttccctgtgtccccaggaagccgtggcaggagctgcagtgctgggcacgCTGGCAACCCCGGGGCTCGTGTCCCCTGCCCTgaccctggcccagcccctgggggctCTGCCCCAGGCTGTGATGGCTGCACAGGCCCCTGGTGTCATCACAGGTGGGTCCCTCCTCCTGGTATGTGTGTCCCCTGTCTGCTGGCACCTGTGTGTGTCCCcttctgtcacctgtgtgtgtcccttctcctGGCCCCTCTGTCCCCTTCCTCCTGGCACCCCTGTCCCCTGTCTGCAGGCACTTCTGTGCATCCCCTTCTGTCACCTGTGTCTGTCCCTTCCACCTGGTACCTGTGTTCCCTGTCTGCTGGCACCTCTGTGTGTCCCCTTCTGTCACCTGTGTCTGTCCCTTCTTCCTGGCACCTGTGTCCCCTGTCTGCAGGCACTTCTGTGCATCCCcttctgtcacctgtgtgtgtcctcTTCTGTCACCTGTGTCTGTCCCCTCTTCCTAGaacctgtgtgtgtcccttcttcCAGGCCCGTGTCCCCTTCCTCCTGGCATTTGTGTGTCATCTTCTGTCTGTCATGTGCGTGTGGTCTTGTCACCTTTGTGCTTCTCCTCCTGTCACCCTTGTGTGCTGTGCCTCTTGTCACCTCTGTGTGCCCCTCCTCTTGTCACCCGTGTGTGCTGTGCCTCTTGTCACCTCTGTGTGTCCCCTCCTCCTGTCACCCGTGTGTGCTCTCCccctgtcacctgtgtcccttttCCACAGATGTCACTCTGTGCCACACGTGACGCTGGActcctgctcctggccctgcctgggctggagctgggaagTTTTATGGATTCATTTTGTGTCCAATAGATGGGACAGGCCATGGTTCCCAGCAGGAACACCTGGCATGGGGGGAAAAGCTGGGAAATTGGCACTGGGTGTCACTGACCATTGTCCAGGTGTCACTGAGCGTGACCTAGTTGTCACTGACCATTTTCTGGGTGTCACTGACCATCGCCCAGGTGTCCCTGACCACTTCCCAGCTGTCCCTGACCACTGCCCAGCTGTCACTGACCATCACCCAGCTGTCACTGACCGCTGCCCAGCTGTCACTGACCACTGCCCAGCTGTCCCTGACCATCACCCGGCTGTCACTGAccaccctcctgtccctgccctctcCCAGGTGTGACCCCTGCCCGGCCGCCCATCCCGGTGACCATCCCGCAGGTGGGCGTTGTGAACCCCATCCTGGCCAGCCCCCCAGCGCTGGGGCTGGTGGAGGTGAAGAAGGAGaataaggaggaggaggaggtgttcCAGGAGTCGGAGCGGCCAGAGATGCTGAGCGAGCAGGAGCACATGAGCATCTCGGGCAGCAGCGCCCGCCACATGGTCATGCAGAAGCTGCTGCGCAAGCAGGAGGTGGGTGTGCCAGGGGACAGCTGccacctgtgtgccaggggacagctgccagctgggtgccaggctgggctctgcagggcaggggggCTCGGGGACTCCCACAGCACGTCTGAGGGGCACCCACAGCACCTCTGAGCTCAGCAATAGCAGTTCAGGGCACCCACAGCACCTCTGGGCTCTCCCACAGCACCTCTGAGCTCAGGGGCATGAGacagtgttcacagaggtcccaggatgagggaagagatgaggatctgactccatgtttcagaaggcttgatttattattttatggtctctattacattaaaattatactaaaagaatagaagaaaggctttcatcagaaggccagctaagaatagaaaaaggaatgataacaaaggcttgtggctcggacagagagtccgatccagctgactgtgattggccattaattacaaccaaccacatgagaccaatcacagatgcacctgttgcattccacagcagcagataatcattgtttacattttgtttctgaggcctctcagcttctcaggaggagaaatcctaaagaaaggatttttcataaaagatatctgtgacagtgGCACCCACAGCACCTCTGAGCTCAGCAACACCCACAGCacctctgaggagcagccacAGGAAATGTGGAGCCTggaatgggatggggcagagcctGGAATGCCCCAGGGGTGCCAAGGCCAGGTGCACAGAGCAGCCTGCCCAGAGCGGGGGGCTGGAATTCCTGTCCTTGAAGGTGCCCAGAGGCCACCTGGATGTGGCCCTGGAGCTCAGCCAGGTGATCTGAGAGCCCGCCGGGCTCAGTCATGGAAGGGCTGGGTGCAGGTGTGTCACCCACCTGTGTGGCCTGTTGGGAGcacccagagcacctggggaagCCTTTACTGGGAGGGCAGGAAAGGAACACAAAGAGAATTGTGACAGAACTGGGGAACTGTTGAGGAAAAGCCAGAAATACctgtgtggtatttttggggtcccctgtgAAAGGTGAggaaaatgatgaatctgactccatattcttaaaaggctaatttattattttatgatattatattattaaagaatactaaactaaactatactaaagaatacagaaaggataccgACAGAAAACTAGAAAGACACCAATGAAATCTTGTGACTCTCCCCAGAGTCTTGACACAGtttgaccatgattggtcattaagtataaacaattcacatgaaaccactGGAGCAATCTCctaccacattccaaagcagcaaaacacaggagaagcaaatcagataaattattgtttacatttttctctgaggcttctcagcttcccaggagagaaatcctggcaaagggatttttccaggaaATATGAGAGTGACATACCtggatggcagcagcacagggaagatGGGAGTGGTGCCCAAGGCTCATTGTGCTTCCAGGGCGTGTCCCAGGAAATGGCACACAGCATTCTCAGCCAGGGTGATTCTGATCCAGAGGCCAGCAGCACACAAGCCTGGAAACTTgctgccacatttctcttcacagagaaaagcaaggcacaattgttcccaagaatatttctgagtttcacattctctgaacatcagagaaagaaaaaacaattcttatcatttgctgtgcctgtgttgtgccaaagtgcaatgcaatatggagattgtttacccagagtgatggtgttttgtttccttggtctGTCAGGgccaggggtgtgtgtgtgtttgtgtcctGGATTGTCTGGACAGTCATGAGAGAGAGTCAGGAGATGAGTGCAGAGAGAGCAGTTGTGTGCAgagtgagtgcttggcagattcattTTAGGTGTAATGTaacatagtataataaagtaattaattattaTTGAAGTAATTATTaacaattttattattttaattaattaaaattaaacaaTTAACATTCCgtaaaattcattaaaaattaaaaatatttttattaattttaattattaacgcaattaattattattaaagtaATTAGCCTTCTAATAAGATgaagtcctcctcatcattcctccttcACGGGGCTGCCAGGCAGCAATAGGAACTCAGTGATTATCCCTGAGAGCCTGAGCCTGCAGCCCATGGACGGTGCCTGTGTGGTGCTGGtcttcacaggggtcccaggatgagggaagagatgagaatcttgactctatgtttcagaaggctgatttattattttattatatatattatattaaaactatactaaaagaatagaaaaaaggatttcatcagaaggctggaaaggaagaggaaaggaatgataataaaatcttgtgactgaccagacagtctGAGACgcctggactgtgattggccattaatgaaaaacaaccacatgagaccaatcacacatgcacctgttgcattccacagcagcagataattcttgtttgcatttcatttctaaagcctctcagcttctcaggagaaaaaaatctagcaaaaggattttacaTAGAATATCATggcagcagtgcctgcagtggctttggggtttgggtgctgggctgtgccccgtGCGTGTCTCCAGCCTTcatcccctcctctcctccttccctgcagtCCACGGTGATGGTGCTGCGGAACATGGTGGATCCCAAGGACATCGACGACGACCTGGAGGGAGAGGTGACGGAGGAGTGCGGCAAGTTCGGGGCCGTCAACAGGGTCATCATCTACCAGGAGAAGCAGGGCGAGGAAGAGGACGCCGAGATCATCGTCAAGATCTTTGTGGAGTTCTCCATGGCCTCAGAGACTCACAAGGCCATCCAGGCGCTCAACGGGCGCTGGTTCGCGGGCAGGAAGGTGGTGGCCGAGGTCTATGATCAGGAGAGGTTCGACAACAGCGACCTCTCAGCATGAACTGcgccccggggctggggctgggcctggAGATGGGCCTGGACCTGATCCTGGGGATGGATCTgaccctggggctgggattcGGATTGGGCCTGGACCTGATCCTGGGGATGGATCTgaccctggggctgggatttggATTGGGCCTGGATCTGATCCTGGGGCCAGGCCTGGACCTGACTGatcctggggctgggatgggcctGGGATTTGGCCTGGATCTGATCTGGGGCTGGGACTGGGCCTGGGCCTGGATCTGACCCTAGGCCTGGGgatggacctgggcctggatctGACCCTAGGCCTGGGGATGGTCCTGGGGCCGGGCCTGGATCTGATCCTGGGGCTAGGGATGGGCCCAACTCTGATCCCGGATCCTTGATCCAGGAAATGGGCCCAACTCTGATCCTAGGGCTGGGTTGGGCTTTTATCTGGGGATGGGCCCAGCTGTGATCCCAGGGCTTGGCCAGGCTCAGATCCAGGGACTCAGCCCAGCTCTGATCCCAGGAATTGGCCAAGCTTGGTTCTGGGGCCAGCCCTGCCACCTCTGCCTCCCGGGGTTTTTGTAGCCGTGTGTAAAGGACATTCCAGGACATTCCAGGGTGGGCAGGGATCTGGTATCTGGGGAGTTGAGATAAAAACGCAGAGAAAGCTGGTgtcacttgtgtgtgtgtgtgacagggctGGCACCACCTCGGCCCGGGCTGGCACGGGGATGGCACCTCCTTGGCCCAGTTTGGCACCTCCTCAGCCCGGGCTGGCACCCTGGGGAGCAGGGCCCGCCCCAGGAGGTGCTGTgggtgcccctgcccagccccagctccctcaggcacACCGGGGTCAGTTCGCTGGGGGAAGGAGTGgccctttccctctgggatggGCTCCATGGGTTGGGATGGAGCCAATGGGGAACCTGGGGAGGGGGAGACACCCCTGGAGTCTCCTGtcctggcactgggaggaactgggggtgctgggagggaGCCCCGATGCAGAGGAACCGAGCTGAGCCTGTGCTCAGGAATCCCACAGAACTGGGACCCAGCTGGAGGAAATGATCCTGTTACTGAAGAAATGCAGATCTAAGGAGGATGATCCCCAGGGAACTGCAGCCTGGAATTTGGGGAATTCCGAGCCCAGCCTCCCTCTGGGGTTGCTGCCAGGCCTGGGGATGTCCTGCAGCTGAGCCTGGGACACTCAGCAGGGGCTGGAATGGCTCAGCCTGGAGGGCTGGAATGGCTCGTCCTggagcacagccagcagctgTTTCTGGGGATGTTGGGATGCTGGGATGCCGTGTCTAAAACAGCTGGGGTTTTGGGatgcagggatttggggatgctgtgcctgcagcacctGGGGTTTGGGATATAGGGATTTTGGGATCCTGTGCTACAGcagttgggattttgggaaatagggattttgggatgctgtgtCTACAacagctgggattttgggatgctgggattttgggatgcagggatttggggatgttGTACAGCaagtgggattttgggatgtaGGGATTTCAGAATGCTGTGCTATagcagctgggatttggggattccatGTCTACAGCAGCTGGGGTTTGGGATGCTGGGATGCCATGTCTAGAGCAGCTGGGGTTTTGGGACGCAGGGATTTGGGGTTGCCAAGTCTGCAGTAACTGGGGTTTTGGGATATAGGGATTTGGAGGTGCTGTGCTACagcagctgggatttgggatgtagGGATATGGAGATGCTAGGGCTTTGGAGatggtgggattttgggatgtggGGATTTTGTTGTTAAGGGAAGACGTCCCAAAAATGCGGGGTTTAAGCATGAGAGAACGTGTGCACCCAGCAAGCAGCGCTGCTCACACCAGCACGGGACAGCCTGCCCTGCTCGTCCATCAGGGTGGGGAGCTGACCCAAATGCACCTGTCCAGGACCTGAAGGAACCGAGCAGGGAAGCAACCAAATCCTTCTGGCAGTGGAAGAACTAAGAGCTTAGAGCTGTTGTCACACTGATCCATCAAATACATTTATGGACGAGATCCATACCAACATTATCCTTCTGTCCCAGGGAAGaggtggctgccccatccctggccgtGTCCCAGGCCAGACTGGGCAGGGCCTTgtgcagcctggcccaggggaagatgtccctgcccatggcagggctggcaccggaCGGGCTTTAAGGTCGCTGCATCCCAAACCATTGCAgagcccccggggccgggatggggCGGGCGCtcggcagcaccagcagctcgtGCTGCCGCCTGCTGTTGGCAACTGGAACTGCAGCTGGTGGGGCGCATGCGCAGTGCTGCTGATTTACCGGCACTCGGTGCTGCCCTCCTGTGGACAATTCTTGAACCACAACTCCAGGAGATGAGCGGGTAAAGAGGGAAAATCCCTGATTTGAATGAAAAAAGAGTTTCCTGAGTGAAACATcaaggttttttttcctaaacaaatGGGTGGTGCTGCCTCTGTCCCCATTTATCTATTTTATTGTTTATCCTTCTTcattctgtttctttttcttttttttcctcccaattcTTCTTCTGAAGTGTTAGCTCAGATCAGGAATTTTGTAACTGGTCCCAAACAGATTATTCATCCTTTTTAATTGCACTGAACAGCCTCCACCAGCTCTCTCAGCCCTTCCTGGTGATCcaaacccttccccagccccatcccttccctggacacattCCAGCCCTTCCAGGTCCTTTGTGAGGGGCTGCAGTGAAAAAGGAAATAGggaggaacatttctccagcatcTCTTTAAAGATCGAGGTTTGAAAAATAAACCTTTAAGTTCCCTCTAACAAAAACTCCAGGAAAGGTTTTATTTCAGGAAATGAGGCGCCCTGCAGGAGAGACATTATAGAAGCTGTAGCAGATACATCAGGTGAGCCAGCAACAAATTTTGCTAAACTATTGATACACCAGGCAAGCAAGGATCAAATTTCTGATAAACATTTGATACACCAGAAGAGCAAGGATCAAGTTTTTGATACATTTCTTATACGGCATGTGAGCA
The sequence above is drawn from the Melospiza melodia melodia isolate bMelMel2 chromosome 1, bMelMel2.pri, whole genome shotgun sequence genome and encodes:
- the PUF60 gene encoding poly(U)-binding-splicing factor PUF60 isoform X1, whose amino-acid sequence is MAATTTMALGTESIKMENGQSTAAKLGLPPLTPEQQEALQKAKKYAMEQSIKSVLVKQTIAHQQQQLTNLQMAAVTMGFGDPLSPLQSMAAQRQRALAIMCRVYVGSIYYELGEDTIRQAFAPFGPIKSIDMSWDSVTMKHKGFAFVEYEVPEAAQLALEQMNSVMLGGRNIKVGRPSNIGQAQPIIDQLAEEARAFNRIYVASVHQDLSDDDIKSVFEAFGKIKSCTLARDPTTGKHKGYGFIEYEKAQSSQDAVSSMNLFDLGGQYLRVGKAVTPPMPLLTPATPGGLPPAAAVAAAAATAKITAQEAVAGAAVLGTLATPGLVSPALTLAQPLGALPQAVMAAQAPGVITGVTPARPPIPVTIPQVGVVNPILASPPALGLVEVKKENKEEEEVFQESERPEMLSEQEHMSISGSSARHMVMQKLLRKQESTVMVLRNMVDPKDIDDDLEGEVTEECGKFGAVNRVIIYQEKQGEEEDAEIIVKIFVEFSMASETHKAIQALNGRWFAGRKVVAEVYDQERFDNSDLSA
- the PUF60 gene encoding poly(U)-binding-splicing factor PUF60 isoform X2, which codes for MAATTTMALGTESIKMENGQSTAAKLGLPPLTPEQQEALQKAKKYAMEQSIKSVLVKQTIAHQQQQLTNLQMAAQRQRALAIMCRVYVGSIYYELGEDTIRQAFAPFGPIKSIDMSWDSVTMKHKGFAFVEYEVPEAAQLALEQMNSVMLGGRNIKVGRPSNIGQAQPIIDQLAEEARAFNRIYVASVHQDLSDDDIKSVFEAFGKIKSCTLARDPTTGKHKGYGFIEYEKAQSSQDAVSSMNLFDLGGQYLRVGKAVTPPMPLLTPATPGGLPPAAAVAAAAATAKITAQEAVAGAAVLGTLATPGLVSPALTLAQPLGALPQAVMAAQAPGVITGVTPARPPIPVTIPQVGVVNPILASPPALGLVEVKKENKEEEEVFQESERPEMLSEQEHMSISGSSARHMVMQKLLRKQESTVMVLRNMVDPKDIDDDLEGEVTEECGKFGAVNRVIIYQEKQGEEEDAEIIVKIFVEFSMASETHKAIQALNGRWFAGRKVVAEVYDQERFDNSDLSA
- the PUF60 gene encoding poly(U)-binding-splicing factor PUF60 isoform X3; amino-acid sequence: MAAQRQRALAIMCRVYVGSIYYELGEDTIRQAFAPFGPIKSIDMSWDSVTMKHKGFAFVEYEVPEAAQLALEQMNSVMLGGRNIKVGRPSNIGQAQPIIDQLAEEARAFNRIYVASVHQDLSDDDIKSVFEAFGKIKSCTLARDPTTGKHKGYGFIEYEKAQSSQDAVSSMNLFDLGGQYLRVGKAVTPPMPLLTPATPGGLPPAAAVAAAAATAKITAQEAVAGAAVLGTLATPGLVSPALTLAQPLGALPQAVMAAQAPGVITGVTPARPPIPVTIPQVGVVNPILASPPALGLVEVKKENKEEEEVFQESERPEMLSEQEHMSISGSSARHMVMQKLLRKQESTVMVLRNMVDPKDIDDDLEGEVTEECGKFGAVNRVIIYQEKQGEEEDAEIIVKIFVEFSMASETHKAIQALNGRWFAGRKVVAEVYDQERFDNSDLSA